A window from Anser cygnoides isolate HZ-2024a breed goose chromosome 1, Taihu_goose_T2T_genome, whole genome shotgun sequence encodes these proteins:
- the LOC136789603 gene encoding myb-like protein X, with amino-acid sequence MPVNEHAKVTEHDSIVQHAFQNSFLAILSKEQNSSGDEETDEEEEDEEDVEEEEVEEEEKEEDEEEDEEEEEDEEEKGEEKEEAGEREAEGEGEGTDKEAMEEKYEKKKHHSKTPEGEKTRNSTVETAETEETTQKETIIEQEKESTDNHTVSNSSENTEDQIAEGITGRKKFSLFKRKPLTSQKNVCNRKEDLSGKPFQSEQEKEDLSGEDSKDENQNHTLENSKETVTNQDRRMKSSTCILL; translated from the exons ATGCCTGTAAATGAGCATGCGAAAGTGACG GAGCATGATAGCATCGTGCAGCATgcatttcaaaattcttttttggCCATCTTGTCAAAGGAACAAAACTCATCTGGAGATGAGGAgacagatgaagaagaagaagatgaagaagatgtagaagaagaagaagtagaagaggaggagaaggaggaagatgaggaggaagacgaggaagaggaggaggatgaggaagaaaaaggagaagaaaaagaagaagcaggagaaagagaagcagaaggagaaggagaaggaacagACAAAGAGGCAAtggaggaaaaatatgaaaaaaagaaacatcataGTAAAACACCTGAGGGAGAGAAAACCAGGAATAGCACAGTGGAAACTGCAGAG ACAGAAGAGACTACTCAGAAAGAGACCATCATTGAGCAGG AGAAAGAAAGCACTGACAATCATACTGTGAGTAATTCTTCAGAGAACACTGAGGACCAAATAGCTGAAGGAataacagggagaaaaaag TTTTCCCTGTTTAAGCGAAAGCCACTGACAAGCCAGAAGAATGTATGCAACAGAAAGGAAGATTTATCTGGAAAGCCATTCCAGagtgaacaagaaaaagaagatttgTCTGGTGAAGACAGTAAAGATGAAAATCAGAATCATACATTGGAGAATTCCAAGGAAACTGTGACTAACCAGGACAGAAGGATGAAATCTTCTACTTGTATATTACTCTAA